One Myxococcus stipitatus DNA segment encodes these proteins:
- the cglF gene encoding adventurous gliding motility protein CglF has translation MRKALMLCVVLAVAPAFAQDEGAKAQGGGGEGNVRYSKTTNIDFEDDTIEGDLTKPDGEYIDARDKVKHSNLIRIREDFEDKVMQSVGEL, from the coding sequence ATGCGGAAGGCGTTGATGCTGTGCGTGGTGCTCGCGGTCGCCCCGGCGTTCGCCCAGGACGAGGGCGCCAAGGCCCAGGGTGGGGGCGGAGAGGGCAATGTGCGCTACTCCAAGACGACCAACATCGACTTCGAGGACGACACCATCGAGGGCGACCTCACCAAGCCGGACGGCGAGTACATCGACGCGCGCGACAAGGTGAAGCACTCGAACCTCATCCGCATCCGCGAGGACTTCGAGGACAAGGTCATGCAGTCGGTGGGTGAGCTGTAG